A window from Canis aureus isolate CA01 chromosome 23, VMU_Caureus_v.1.0, whole genome shotgun sequence encodes these proteins:
- the GVQW3 gene encoding protein GVQW3 — protein sequence MSDRYLEQRISIKFCVKLNKSASETHHLLKEAYGDEVMSRARVFDWHKRFKEGREDVRDDARSGRPVTHRTDENIQKVKDLVCSNRRLTVRMIAEELNLDKETVRLILKENLNMRKVSAKVMSGILKEEPKPRRFDFRSDLSKESRKNSSCVRKKTSSDTWTHPQCEAGGELTLPVPHPQNHYPASQLLQASSASLPTRTAQDWFTPW from the coding sequence ATGAGTGACCGCTATCTAGAACAAAGGATTAGTATCAAATTTTGCGTGAAGTTGAACAAGTCTGCGAGTGAGACCCACCACCTTTTGAAAGAAGCTTATGGGGACGAAGTCATGTCAAGGGCCCGAGTTTTCGACTGGCATAAAAGATTTAAAGAAGGGCGGGAAGATGTTCGAGATGACGCCCGAAGTGGTCGTCCAGTCACCCATCGGACAGATGAAAATATCCAGAAAGTCAAGGACTTGGTTTGTTCAAACAGGCGGCTGACGGTGAGGATGATCGCCGAAGAGTTAAATTTAGATAAAGAAACCGTTAGACTCATTCTGAAAGAAAACTTGAATATGAGGAAAGTTTCTGCAAAAGTTATGTCAGGTATTTTGAAAGAGGAACCTAAACCTCGGAGATTTGACTTTCGGTCTGATCTTTCAAAGGAAAGTAGGAAGAATAGCTCGTGTGTAAGGAAAAAGACAAGTTCTGACACGTGGACTCATCCTCAGTGTGAAGCTGGTGGGGAACTAACCCTGCCCGTACCTCATCCCCAGAACCACTACCCTGCCAGCCAGCTTCTGCAGGCTTCGTCAGCAAGCCTTCCCACCAGGACAGCTCAGGATTGGTTCACACCCTGGTGA